A stretch of Desulfurivibrio alkaliphilus AHT 2 DNA encodes these proteins:
- the csrA gene encoding carbon storage regulator CsrA codes for MLILARKPGEAVAIGDEISIRVLEVKNGQVKLGVEAPDHVSVHREEIYRRILEANRRAAAGEFGDLESLAVNLAEKKRES; via the coding sequence ATGTTGATTTTAGCCAGAAAACCGGGGGAAGCAGTGGCCATCGGCGATGAGATTTCCATCCGGGTGCTGGAGGTAAAAAACGGCCAGGTCAAGCTCGGTGTCGAGGCGCCGGATCATGTTTCCGTCCACCGGGAAGAGATTTACCGCCGGATTTTAGAGGCCAACCGCCGCGCCGCCGCAGGAGAGTTCGGCGACCTGGAAAGCCTCGCCGTCAACTTGGCCGAAAAAAAGCGTGAAAGTTGA
- the flgL gene encoding flagellar hook-associated protein FlgL, with the protein MRVTMQSIYNNILTNLNKVNSDMNRINQQISSGKLMSKISDNPVNLVNALGLRTNLSEIGQYQRNINYGNTIISASETALTETKDLVMRAKTLAIQAANAPMTAENRENAAMEVKNLWEQAIILANSAVNGKHIFGGFRTIGYTPAEPTPFVKGAMDGYFVNGADPAPQGISGPLTSDQISGGTLTTDDLQINGQDLVTLLQEAEYPGLNGDDDLALNNPATLGLEMANADALAAALNEVGDITGVTASLTTLTAGAAANAEGGNGGETMLQSINGVNFAVVVPDGASAADVAELTVAAINNITELTGVAARVGDGDNGGALNSVVLYNLNPGDESDIEVGPLTNANANTGLAAGAYTVNNGNTGSISLSGAESFTITTSGAANDPPDDTILEMIGLHGGGWGFADLPDDGVLRYGPSLQEGDLLINGKPVTTAADEHSTIYADASAAAKAAAINGGNYGVTAEVTPASVIAGTAVNSGHAGVSRHIDFNGMDVEEGATYTLTINNQDFAYEAQVGDDLDAVIAGLATAVSADYPVAVDGTELTIVSGAGTGDITFAAADADGDKLAVKAVSIDQPHRTRLSENDLVINGISIFDEPATIQEGDADNTLIRAINAKTEETGVTAGRDQDGKLILTAVDGRNVHVQTSAQGHYATGFSGDQVHFGSVRLWSDQPFRLESGQVGEDDAAIDVGFAALGLSEPTGHDDRLEDGVMQVRTIHRDNDYVRYAGDRNNDIAIKVGQHSTIDISKNGFDAIYDTGVFSILKDLEQFLKGEGFRTATSAAQAGDIHATLGSGETGLELEERIQAGSFKVAVTDHHQVPPQERVITIQVDPANDTLNDIAQRLNGIPGLNAHWDDSGYLQLNSSDERYSFDLKEDTSGLLNATGLEFDNIQTSGLQKSIGDLEGLLNELTNQIADFGARANRMEVQNNIYMNLKLATAENLSELEDTDMIKAIMELKAKEVAYEAALSAAARTMQLSLVNFL; encoded by the coding sequence ATGCGGGTTACAATGCAGTCTATCTATAACAATATCCTGACTAACCTGAACAAGGTTAACAGCGATATGAACCGGATCAACCAACAGATCTCCTCGGGCAAGCTGATGTCCAAGATCTCGGACAATCCGGTGAACCTGGTCAACGCCCTGGGCCTGCGCACCAACCTGTCGGAAATCGGCCAGTACCAGCGAAATATCAATTACGGCAACACCATCATCAGCGCCTCGGAAACCGCCTTAACGGAAACCAAGGACCTGGTGATGCGGGCCAAGACCCTGGCCATCCAGGCGGCCAACGCCCCCATGACCGCGGAAAATCGAGAGAACGCCGCCATGGAGGTAAAAAACCTCTGGGAGCAGGCCATCATCCTGGCCAACTCGGCGGTTAACGGCAAGCATATCTTCGGCGGCTTCCGCACCATCGGCTACACCCCGGCCGAACCCACCCCCTTTGTCAAAGGCGCCATGGACGGCTATTTTGTTAACGGCGCCGATCCCGCCCCGCAAGGAATCAGCGGGCCATTGACCAGCGACCAGATCTCCGGCGGAACCCTGACCACCGATGATTTGCAAATCAACGGCCAAGACCTGGTAACCCTCCTGCAGGAGGCCGAATATCCCGGCCTGAACGGCGACGACGACCTTGCGCTTAACAATCCCGCCACGTTAGGCCTGGAGATGGCCAATGCTGACGCTTTAGCCGCGGCCTTGAATGAAGTCGGCGACATTACCGGGGTAACCGCCAGCCTGACCACCCTGACCGCCGGGGCGGCAGCCAACGCCGAGGGCGGCAATGGTGGCGAGACCATGCTCCAATCCATCAATGGCGTCAACTTTGCCGTGGTCGTGCCGGACGGAGCCAGCGCCGCCGATGTTGCCGAACTTACCGTGGCGGCGATCAATAATATTACTGAACTAACCGGAGTGGCCGCCAGAGTCGGAGACGGCGACAACGGCGGTGCACTCAACTCGGTGGTGCTTTACAACCTTAACCCCGGCGATGAATCTGACATCGAAGTCGGACCACTAACCAACGCCAATGCCAATACCGGCCTGGCCGCCGGCGCCTACACCGTGAATAACGGCAACACCGGCTCTATCTCCCTGAGCGGAGCCGAATCTTTTACCATCACCACCAGTGGGGCGGCAAATGACCCGCCCGATGACACCATTCTCGAAATGATCGGCCTGCACGGCGGCGGCTGGGGTTTTGCCGACCTGCCCGACGACGGGGTGCTGCGTTACGGCCCGTCCCTGCAGGAAGGCGATTTGCTGATCAACGGCAAACCGGTGACCACTGCCGCCGATGAGCATTCCACCATCTACGCCGATGCCTCGGCAGCGGCCAAGGCAGCGGCCATTAACGGGGGCAATTACGGGGTGACGGCGGAAGTCACCCCTGCCTCGGTTATCGCGGGCACGGCAGTAAACAGCGGCCATGCGGGAGTTTCACGGCACATTGATTTCAACGGCATGGACGTGGAAGAAGGCGCCACTTACACCCTGACCATAAACAATCAGGATTTTGCTTACGAAGCCCAGGTCGGAGATGACCTTGACGCTGTCATTGCCGGGCTGGCAACGGCCGTCAGCGCCGACTACCCGGTGGCCGTTGACGGCACCGAGTTAACCATCGTCAGCGGGGCCGGCACCGGTGACATCACTTTCGCGGCGGCAGATGCCGACGGTGATAAACTGGCGGTCAAGGCGGTGAGCATTGACCAACCCCACCGCACCCGGTTGAGCGAAAACGACCTGGTGATCAACGGGATCAGCATTTTTGATGAGCCCGCCACCATCCAGGAAGGGGACGCCGACAACACCCTGATCCGGGCCATCAACGCCAAAACGGAGGAAACCGGGGTTACCGCCGGCCGCGACCAAGACGGCAAACTGATCCTCACCGCGGTGGATGGCCGCAACGTTCATGTGCAAACCTCGGCCCAGGGCCATTATGCCACCGGTTTCAGCGGTGATCAGGTCCATTTCGGCTCAGTACGCTTGTGGTCGGACCAGCCCTTCCGGCTGGAAAGCGGCCAGGTGGGCGAAGATGATGCGGCCATCGATGTAGGCTTTGCCGCCTTGGGCCTGAGCGAACCCACCGGCCATGACGACCGCCTGGAAGACGGGGTCATGCAGGTCCGGACCATCCACCGGGACAACGATTACGTCCGTTACGCCGGCGATCGCAACAACGACATCGCCATCAAGGTGGGCCAGCACAGCACCATCGATATCAGTAAAAACGGCTTTGACGCCATTTACGACACCGGGGTGTTCAGTATCCTGAAAGATCTGGAGCAGTTTCTCAAGGGCGAAGGATTCCGCACCGCTACCAGCGCCGCCCAGGCCGGGGACATTCACGCCACCCTGGGCAGCGGCGAAACCGGGCTGGAACTGGAAGAGCGCATCCAGGCCGGCAGCTTCAAGGTGGCGGTCACCGACCACCACCAGGTGCCGCCGCAGGAGCGGGTAATCACCATCCAGGTGGACCCGGCAAACGACACCCTAAACGATATCGCCCAGCGGCTCAACGGCATCCCCGGCCTCAACGCCCACTGGGATGACAGCGGGTACCTGCAGCTCAACAGCAGTGACGAGCGCTACAGCTTCGATCTCAAGGAGGATACCAGCGGCCTGCTCAACGCCACCGGCCTGGAGTTTGACAATATTCAGACCAGCGGCCTGCAAAAATCCATCGGCGACCTTGAAGGCCTGCTCAACGAGCTGACCAACCAGATCGCCGATTTCGGCGCCCGGGCCAACCGCATGGAGGTTCAGAACAACATTTACATGAACCTGAAGCTGGCCACGGCGGAAAATCTTTCCGAACTGGAAGATACCGATATGATTAAGGCCATCATGGAACTGAAGGCCAAGGAAGTAGCTTACGAAGCAGCCCTTAGCGCGGCGGCCAGAACCATGCAGTTGAGTTTGGTTAATTTCCTTTAA
- the flgK gene encoding flagellar hook-associated protein FlgK: protein MAGLTHVLNTAKQALLTQQRSIQVTGHNVANVDTPGYSRQTHNIRANHAVQMGNALLGGGVSPDTITRSYDQFMVERITRQSSLMGNLQAQQQSLRVVEPIFNEARGLAMNDLLNQFWNSWQELSDNPESLAARQNVLQNGHLLSDHFKTMNDEIIRARSDIGTNIDTAVGDINSLTSQIAALNSRITSAEVAKAEANDLRDQRDNLVKELAGLVEISHFASKNGTYTVLMANGHPLVEGDEAWQVSWSDNQLNWVSTDGSGKKVSRPLTGAQLGGKMGGWLEIHSELAPGNPNNYAGRLDALANALIRELNQVHSTGSGTVKFADQLVGGDIGRPTSVTTGTVATGTASRNIAAGAIQINGLDIGAINGAFPVHGLATTKAANTVEAINQADTGVSARLTTQANGVAITEADLNAVSAGDSFSFTVNGEEITVTLSNVDGFQDPDDDDNEIEFNVNGRDNISFSIGDLEEGENVHTKFLEELTKEISKVLEDHNIEAAVGDGSNGAATNALLFRNTNAGDESSITIDNLIFTPDDEDNPAGLSASMLGLDALAGETIVADADHNTGQVTLFSDQRYTIKAGVDDTILAQLGLHDKSDDGITGNGRIAVTPDPLEDKVLLTGFKYGDELNTEDGSFEIWLYSADGSLALPEPVTVSLERAYSANDAAQAINQAILAAGGTSDGETPWVKASFDRQSGRFKLDPVAGHQFAFGADSSNFLQVAGLNTFFTGHSAGTIGVNRVIADNLDYMAAGKVGENGEIFPGDNRNALELSNLQHKDDIHFLGGRVSSLNGFYNSLVGDIGNKGRTIDRNVEFNTLVLNQMNEMRDTVSGVSLDEEMANLIKFQHAYTAAARLISTSDEMLVTLLDTVR from the coding sequence ATGGCCGGCTTAACGCACGTCCTGAATACCGCCAAACAGGCCCTGCTGACCCAGCAGCGGTCGATCCAGGTCACCGGCCACAACGTGGCCAACGTGGATACCCCGGGCTATTCCCGGCAAACCCACAATATCCGGGCCAACCATGCGGTGCAGATGGGCAATGCCCTGCTGGGCGGCGGGGTCTCACCAGACACCATTACCCGCAGCTACGATCAGTTCATGGTGGAGCGGATCACCCGCCAGTCTTCCCTGATGGGTAATTTGCAGGCCCAGCAGCAGTCCCTGCGGGTGGTGGAGCCGATTTTCAACGAGGCCCGCGGCCTGGCCATGAACGACCTGCTCAACCAGTTCTGGAACTCCTGGCAGGAACTCAGCGATAACCCGGAAAGCCTGGCGGCCCGACAGAATGTGCTGCAAAACGGCCATCTGCTGTCCGATCATTTTAAAACCATGAACGATGAGATCATCCGGGCCCGCTCGGATATCGGCACCAACATCGACACCGCGGTGGGCGACATCAACTCCCTGACCTCGCAGATCGCCGCGCTGAATTCCCGCATCACCAGCGCCGAGGTGGCCAAGGCGGAGGCCAACGACCTGCGGGACCAGCGCGACAACCTGGTCAAGGAGTTGGCGGGACTGGTGGAGATCAGCCATTTTGCCAGCAAAAACGGCACCTACACGGTCTTGATGGCCAACGGCCACCCACTGGTGGAAGGCGATGAGGCCTGGCAGGTAAGCTGGAGCGACAACCAACTCAACTGGGTCAGCACCGATGGTTCCGGCAAAAAGGTCAGCCGCCCCCTCACCGGCGCCCAACTGGGCGGCAAGATGGGCGGCTGGCTGGAGATCCACAGCGAACTGGCCCCCGGCAACCCCAACAACTATGCCGGTCGCCTGGATGCCTTGGCCAACGCCCTGATCCGCGAGCTTAACCAGGTGCACAGCACCGGCAGCGGCACGGTAAAATTTGCCGACCAACTGGTGGGCGGCGACATCGGTCGACCCACCTCGGTGACCACCGGTACCGTGGCCACCGGCACCGCCAGCCGCAACATTGCCGCCGGGGCAATCCAGATCAACGGCCTGGATATCGGCGCCATCAACGGCGCCTTCCCGGTGCACGGACTGGCCACCACCAAGGCGGCCAACACCGTGGAGGCCATCAACCAGGCCGATACCGGGGTCAGCGCCCGGCTGACCACCCAGGCAAACGGGGTGGCCATTACCGAAGCTGACCTTAACGCCGTCAGCGCCGGCGACAGCTTTAGCTTCACGGTCAACGGAGAAGAGATAACCGTCACATTATCAAATGTAGACGGATTTCAAGACCCAGACGATGATGACAATGAAATCGAGTTCAACGTAAATGGCAGAGACAACATAAGTTTTAGCATCGGCGACCTCGAAGAGGGCGAAAACGTTCATACCAAGTTCCTGGAAGAGCTGACCAAAGAAATCAGCAAGGTGCTGGAAGATCACAATATTGAAGCGGCGGTGGGCGACGGCAGCAACGGCGCCGCCACCAACGCCCTGCTCTTCCGCAACACCAACGCCGGGGATGAGTCCTCCATCACCATCGACAATCTGATCTTTACCCCGGACGACGAGGACAACCCCGCCGGGCTCAGCGCCTCCATGCTCGGCCTGGATGCCCTTGCCGGCGAAACCATTGTCGCCGATGCCGACCACAATACCGGCCAGGTCACCCTCTTTTCCGACCAGCGCTACACCATCAAGGCCGGGGTGGACGATACCATCCTGGCCCAGTTGGGCCTGCACGACAAAAGCGATGACGGCATCACCGGCAACGGCCGGATCGCGGTAACCCCGGACCCTCTGGAAGATAAAGTCCTGCTCACCGGCTTCAAGTACGGCGATGAGCTGAACACCGAAGACGGCAGCTTTGAAATCTGGCTTTACAGCGCCGACGGCTCCCTGGCCCTGCCGGAACCGGTAACCGTTTCCTTGGAGCGGGCCTACTCGGCCAATGATGCCGCCCAGGCCATCAACCAGGCGATTCTCGCCGCCGGCGGCACCAGCGACGGCGAAACCCCTTGGGTGAAGGCCTCTTTCGACCGCCAGAGCGGCCGCTTCAAGCTTGACCCCGTCGCCGGCCACCAGTTCGCCTTTGGCGCAGATTCCTCCAACTTCCTCCAAGTGGCCGGCCTCAACACTTTTTTCACCGGCCACAGTGCCGGCACCATTGGGGTCAACCGGGTTATTGCCGACAATCTTGACTACATGGCCGCCGGCAAGGTGGGCGAAAACGGCGAAATTTTTCCCGGCGACAACCGCAACGCCTTGGAGCTCAGCAACCTGCAGCACAAGGATGACATTCATTTCCTCGGTGGCCGGGTCAGCTCGCTTAATGGTTTTTACAACTCGCTGGTGGGGGATATCGGCAACAAGGGACGGACCATCGACCGCAACGTGGAGTTCAACACCCTGGTGCTAAACCAGATGAACGAGATGCGGGATACCGTCTCCGGGGTCTCCCTGGACGAGGAGATGGCCAACCTGATCAAGTTCCAGCATGCCTACACGGCGGCGGCCCGGCTGATCTCCACCTCCGACGAAATGCTGGTCACCCTGCTGGACACCGTAAGATAG
- a CDS encoding flagellar protein FlgN, translating into MRHKIPANIFDLLEQEFTLSRELLVMLDREQQAIVNMDMRELVGLSRRKAEQIATLKEVDEQLRRSVEEFTGKPSENAVRLSDLAAMTDGEEKKTLEKQRRELVALRQDIAAKSVINYNFVEDTKRHLHDAISLITRAAGEEQTGYGKPGHQQRPGASRPSLISREV; encoded by the coding sequence ATGCGGCATAAAATACCAGCCAACATCTTTGATCTTCTGGAGCAGGAGTTTACCCTCTCCCGCGAGTTGCTGGTCATGCTGGACCGGGAACAGCAGGCCATTGTCAACATGGACATGCGTGAACTGGTGGGCTTGAGCCGTCGCAAGGCCGAACAGATCGCCACCCTGAAGGAGGTGGACGAGCAGTTGCGGCGGTCGGTGGAGGAGTTCACCGGCAAGCCCTCTGAAAACGCCGTCCGGCTTTCCGACCTGGCCGCGATGACCGACGGGGAAGAGAAAAAGACCCTGGAAAAACAACGCCGCGAACTGGTGGCCCTGCGCCAGGATATCGCCGCCAAAAGTGTGATCAACTACAATTTCGTGGAAGACACCAAGCGTCATTTACATGACGCCATCAGCCTGATCACCCGCGCCGCCGGGGAAGAGCAAACCGGGTACGGCAAGCCGGGCCACCAACAGCGTCCGGGGGCCTCCCGCCCCAGCCTGATCAGCCGCGAGGTATAA
- a CDS encoding rod-binding protein, with protein sequence MEINSLTGGPFKPATATSDKEGNPQLRQACAEFEAIILQKFLSMARQTGPQSDLLGGGHAEEMYQSLHDQELARHLASGKGMGFGEMLYRQINQQHYR encoded by the coding sequence ATGGAAATCAACAGCCTGACCGGCGGCCCATTCAAGCCCGCGACCGCAACGTCCGATAAGGAAGGAAATCCCCAATTGCGGCAGGCCTGCGCCGAGTTCGAGGCCATCATCCTGCAGAAATTCCTCAGCATGGCCCGCCAGACCGGGCCCCAGAGCGATCTGCTGGGCGGAGGGCATGCCGAAGAGATGTACCAGTCGCTCCACGACCAGGAGCTGGCCCGGCACCTGGCCTCCGGCAAAGGGATGGGGTTCGGTGAAATGCTCTACCGGCAGATCAACCAGCAGCATTACAGGTAA
- a CDS encoding flagellar basal body P-ring protein FlgI, producing MNAASVKYSRKPTTATPAGLLPVVAGLVLGLACLVFVIADATAAVRLKDLASIQGVRHNQLVGYGIVVGLDGSGDGRNAAFTIQGLANAMRNMGLNINPDDIQVRNAAAVMVTAKLPPFAKSGQNIDVTVSSVGDASSLQGGTLLVTPLKGLDNQIYAIAQGPLSIGGFEPQGPTAPGRQQNHQTVARIPSGASVEREVPVSFAQREEIVISLNSPDFTTVQRMTQAINNHLGNSAAHPRDGATVVVRVPENYRDNEIFLLAELENLQIVPDNRARVVLDERTGTVVMGENVRIRELAVAHGDLNLQVAPALGPEELLQPDAAPMAAEGDQLVRLDPGATLGEVVQALNAVGVAPRDLIAIFQSIKASGALNAELEII from the coding sequence ATGAACGCAGCTTCTGTTAAATATTCCCGCAAGCCGACTACGGCTACCCCGGCCGGGCTTTTGCCGGTGGTGGCCGGGCTGGTGCTGGGCCTTGCCTGCCTGGTTTTCGTGATTGCCGACGCCACCGCGGCGGTACGGCTCAAGGACCTGGCCTCCATCCAGGGGGTCCGGCATAACCAGCTGGTGGGTTACGGCATCGTGGTGGGCCTGGACGGCAGCGGCGACGGCCGCAACGCCGCCTTCACCATCCAGGGGCTGGCCAACGCCATGCGCAACATGGGCCTTAACATCAACCCCGACGATATCCAGGTCCGCAACGCGGCCGCGGTGATGGTCACCGCCAAACTGCCCCCCTTCGCCAAGTCCGGCCAGAATATTGACGTCACCGTTTCTTCGGTGGGCGACGCCTCCTCGCTGCAGGGCGGCACCCTGCTGGTCACTCCCCTTAAAGGCCTGGACAACCAGATCTACGCCATCGCCCAGGGTCCGCTGAGCATCGGCGGCTTCGAGCCCCAGGGGCCGACGGCACCGGGCCGGCAACAGAACCATCAGACCGTGGCCCGGATCCCCAGCGGCGCCTCGGTGGAGCGGGAAGTTCCGGTTTCTTTCGCCCAACGGGAAGAGATCGTGATCAGCCTGAACTCCCCCGATTTTACCACCGTTCAGCGCATGACCCAGGCCATTAACAACCACCTGGGCAACAGCGCCGCCCACCCCCGGGACGGCGCCACGGTGGTGGTCAGGGTGCCGGAGAATTACCGCGACAACGAAATTTTCCTGCTGGCCGAACTGGAAAACCTGCAGATTGTTCCCGACAACCGGGCCCGGGTGGTGCTGGATGAGCGCACCGGGACGGTGGTGATGGGCGAAAACGTCCGCATCCGGGAGTTGGCCGTGGCCCATGGCGATCTTAACCTGCAGGTGGCACCGGCCCTGGGCCCGGAAGAGTTGCTGCAGCCGGATGCCGCACCGATGGCCGCCGAAGGCGACCAGCTGGTACGGCTTGACCCCGGCGCCACGCTGGGCGAGGTGGTCCAGGCCCTGAACGCGGTGGGCGTCGCCCCCCGGGATCTGATTGCCATCTTTCAGTCCATCAAGGCCTCCGGCGCTTTGAACGCCGAACTGGAAATCATCTAA
- a CDS encoding flagellar basal body L-ring protein FlgH, producing the protein MRNYILLIALLSLWLTGCATTGSSGSGGSDQAAAPPSERLPERFAMPDPGSPPETPAEGTIYNGNRGLDLYRDNRAREVGDILLVRVVETSSGRKNATTIAERDSSINAGISSFFGLDNFVGERSSINAGINTDFEGRGRTSRDSDVTATISARVVDKTMEGNLVIRGYQEVRVNNETQFIILSGLVRPDDINASNSVNSDRIADARIEYSGKGLLADKQRPGWLSRAVQAIWPF; encoded by the coding sequence ATGCGTAACTATATCTTGCTGATTGCCCTGCTGTCGCTGTGGCTGACCGGCTGCGCCACCACCGGCAGCAGCGGCAGCGGCGGCAGCGACCAGGCCGCCGCCCCCCCCTCCGAGCGCCTGCCGGAACGCTTCGCCATGCCGGACCCCGGCAGCCCGCCGGAAACGCCGGCCGAGGGCACGATTTACAACGGCAACCGGGGGCTGGACCTTTATCGCGACAACCGGGCCCGGGAAGTGGGCGACATTTTGCTGGTACGGGTGGTGGAAACCTCCAGCGGCCGCAAAAACGCCACCACCATTGCCGAGCGTGACTCCAGCATCAACGCCGGGATCAGTTCCTTCTTCGGGCTGGACAATTTCGTCGGCGAACGCAGTTCCATCAATGCCGGGATTAATACCGACTTCGAAGGCCGCGGCCGTACCAGCCGCGACAGCGACGTCACCGCCACCATCTCCGCCCGGGTGGTGGACAAAACCATGGAAGGCAACCTGGTTATCCGAGGCTACCAGGAGGTACGGGTCAACAACGAAACCCAGTTCATCATCCTCTCCGGCCTGGTGCGCCCCGACGATATTAATGCCAGCAACTCCGTCAACTCCGACCGGATCGCCGACGCCCGGATCGAGTACAGCGGCAAAGGGCTGCTGGCCGACAAACAACGGCCAGGCTGGCTGTCGCGGGCAGTGCAGGCCATCTGGCCCTTCTAG
- the flgA gene encoding flagellar basal body P-ring formation chaperone FlgA, with translation MTTGPGLRLFIAPLLLLLLILAAIPVQARSGGSTITLGESDLQEIFAAIIAKESIWPRDELEISGFSAFPASVTIPAGLLDYQLDNALDPGHLGRQSLQVTLLVNGKAEARVRLNANLQRMGQVVMTARRINRGEVISRDDLVVHRRDIGMLDGSIINDPALVAGMQLRTTLQAGAIVYQNLLEKPPLVRRGDRVTIRASTGRVLVNAPGEVREIGAEGDLVRVRNLMSRREIMARVVNSGLVETEL, from the coding sequence ATGACCACCGGCCCCGGTCTTCGCCTGTTCATTGCCCCCCTGCTGTTGTTGCTGCTGATCCTGGCTGCCATTCCGGTCCAGGCTCGGAGCGGCGGCAGCACAATTACCCTGGGGGAGAGCGACTTGCAGGAAATTTTTGCCGCCATCATTGCCAAAGAGAGCATCTGGCCCCGGGACGAGCTGGAGATCAGCGGTTTTTCCGCCTTTCCGGCAAGTGTCACCATTCCTGCCGGGCTCCTTGACTACCAGTTGGACAATGCCCTCGACCCCGGCCACCTGGGTCGGCAAAGCCTTCAGGTTACCCTGCTGGTCAACGGCAAGGCCGAGGCCCGGGTGCGCCTGAATGCCAACCTGCAGCGCATGGGCCAGGTGGTCATGACCGCCCGCCGCATCAACAGGGGGGAGGTGATCAGCCGCGATGATCTGGTCGTGCATCGCCGCGACATCGGCATGCTGGACGGCAGCATCATCAACGATCCCGCCCTGGTAGCCGGCATGCAGTTGCGCACCACCCTGCAGGCCGGGGCCATCGTGTACCAGAATTTGCTGGAAAAACCGCCCCTGGTGCGGCGCGGCGACCGGGTAACGATTCGCGCCTCCACCGGCCGGGTGCTGGTCAACGCGCCGGGCGAGGTGCGGGAAATCGGCGCCGAAGGTGACTTGGTCCGGGTCCGCAACCTGATGAGCCGGCGGGAAATCATGGCCCGGGTGGTCAACAGCGGCCTGGTTGAAACCGAACTGTAA
- the flgG gene encoding flagellar basal-body rod protein FlgG: protein MIRALYSGTTGMRGQQLQLDTISNNLANVNTAGFKKSRVQFEDLYYQEMRAVGVETVDGGQVPSGIQVGLGVIATSTQKLFTQGSIHETGNDLDLAVEGRGFFQVIRDGEEFYTRSGNFTRDADGFIVTQNGDRLQPEFAIPADTVTLSVGTDGLIQAKNAAQEIIAEGQLTLHNFINPGGLRAEGGNLFRPTEASGDPIESDPGTDGAGVILQNFIEVSNVDVTEELVNLIITQRAFEMNSKSVQTADQLLEVANTLKR, encoded by the coding sequence ATGATCCGCGCACTTTACTCCGGCACCACCGGCATGCGGGGCCAGCAGTTGCAGTTGGATACCATCTCCAACAACCTGGCCAACGTCAACACCGCCGGCTTCAAAAAAAGCCGGGTCCAGTTTGAAGACCTTTACTACCAGGAGATGCGGGCGGTGGGGGTGGAAACCGTGGACGGCGGCCAGGTGCCCTCGGGCATCCAGGTGGGCCTGGGGGTGATCGCCACCTCCACCCAGAAGCTCTTTACCCAGGGCAGCATCCATGAAACCGGCAACGACCTGGACCTGGCCGTCGAGGGCCGGGGCTTTTTCCAGGTCATCCGTGACGGGGAAGAGTTTTACACCCGCTCCGGCAACTTCACCCGTGACGCCGACGGCTTCATCGTCACCCAGAACGGCGACCGGCTGCAGCCGGAGTTCGCCATTCCCGCCGATACCGTCACCCTTAGTGTCGGCACCGACGGGCTGATCCAGGCCAAAAACGCCGCCCAGGAGATCATCGCCGAAGGTCAACTGACCCTGCACAACTTTATCAACCCCGGCGGGCTCCGGGCCGAAGGCGGCAATCTTTTCCGCCCCACCGAGGCCTCCGGCGACCCCATTGAGTCGGACCCCGGCACCGACGGCGCCGGGGTGATTTTGCAGAATTTCATCGAGGTATCCAACGTCGATGTTACCGAAGAGCTGGTGAACCTGATCATCACCCAGCGGGCTTTTGAGATGAACTCCAAGTCGGTGCAGACCGCCGACCAGTTGCTGGAAGTGGCCAACACCTTGAAGCGTTAG
- the flgF gene encoding flagellar basal-body rod protein FlgF: protein MYIHNRLGMIEGVETMLAQERRLDQVANNLANVDTAGYKKDAVSFWEMLYQANAERQRVGKALRVHTDHQQGHVDPTGNPLDLAIQGEGFFRIQTDQGIRYTRAGSFQLDPMGQLRTPEGGLVLGDGGPIVVDGNNFAVERDGRVMVDGVQVNQLEVVGVNDLTNLIKEGRNLFRLAAEGEEMPLEAMNFQVRQGFLEKSNVNSVEEMTTMIDLQRSYEAQQKMIQAIDDMDEQAISRVGRFNR from the coding sequence ATGTATATCCATAATCGGCTGGGAATGATTGAAGGGGTGGAGACCATGCTGGCCCAGGAGCGCCGCCTGGACCAGGTGGCCAACAATCTGGCCAACGTCGACACCGCCGGCTACAAGAAAGACGCGGTGAGCTTCTGGGAAATGCTCTACCAGGCCAACGCCGAGCGCCAACGGGTGGGCAAGGCTTTGCGGGTGCATACCGACCACCAGCAGGGACACGTCGACCCCACCGGCAACCCGCTGGACCTGGCCATCCAAGGGGAAGGGTTTTTCCGGATCCAGACCGACCAGGGCATCCGCTACACCCGAGCCGGCAGCTTCCAGCTGGACCCCATGGGCCAGTTGCGCACCCCGGAGGGGGGCCTGGTGCTGGGCGACGGCGGCCCCATCGTGGTTGACGGCAACAATTTTGCGGTGGAAAGAGACGGCCGAGTAATGGTGGACGGCGTGCAGGTCAACCAGCTGGAGGTGGTTGGTGTCAATGATTTGACCAACCTGATCAAGGAAGGCCGCAACCTCTTCCGGCTGGCGGCAGAAGGCGAAGAAATGCCCCTGGAGGCCATGAATTTCCAGGTTCGCCAGGGTTTTCTGGAAAAGTCCAACGTCAACTCGGTGGAAGAGATGACCACCATGATCGATCTGCAACGCAGCTATGAAGCACAACAGAAGATGATCCAGGCCATCGACGACATGGATGAACAGGCAATCAGCCGAGTCGGCCGCTTCAACCGGTAA